TCCTGCCTCCAAGAGCAGAGCCTGTCAGTTCTGACTGTTGTTTCTTCAACCCACCAAACTGAAACATAGACGACCACCCTCTTAATTCTTTGGCTTTCCTCTCCTCCGGTTGAGTTAGTCTCTAGCTAGTAAGCCAGGTTTGCAGTCTACCAAATCATATGGGTTATTTTGCTTCAGCTGTGCTTCGATTAACCTCTGCAGTCGCACGTTTGGTTGAAAGCACCGCATTGCTATGTTGTCAAGTTTGCCGTAACCGATCAAGACGTTCGTCTTTTGTTACAGGCAGTAAGCATGAGGACGGCACTCAAAGCGATTCCGAAAATGGCCTGGGATTGCGTTTTGGCAGCAAGCGACACGCAGCGCTGGAGGAACGTCTGAGAGCCGCCGGGGTGAGTCGAGTCAGAACAGAGGGTTCGTCCACCACGAGCCGTACAGCCTTTATGATAGAGTTCTATGACGAGGACAATCCTCGCAAAAGACGTTCCTACTCGTTTTCGCAGACCGTGCCGCTTCTTGGAGGCGTGGCAGGGGAAGGACTTTGCCCCACGCCGCCCTCCCGTCCTAAGGTCGTTCCCATGGCAGCAGACGGCAGCAAGGGTTTGTCACCATCCCTGGCGGCGGCCGCCCCAACGGCTGCTCGGCTTCTGCttaagcaaaggtcagaggagCAAAATGTGGTTCAGAGCTCTGCAGCTCAGCCCGGTGCTACAGATACAAAAGCTCAGAAACAAGATGATGACCAGAGTGATAAAGGCACATACACCATTGAACTGGATAACCCCAACCCTGAGGAAGAGGAGGCACGGCGGATGATCGATAAGGTAAAGAAACTAGAATGAGTTCGGTTTGTTCAATGTCTTTTACCACTCCTGATTGATCAGCATAATCATAAAAATACAGTGCAAAAATGGTTTCtgatttagtattttttttctgctttttcttTTATTAATATCAAAAATTATTGAATTGAGAAGCAAAATTACATCTCAAATTAAGTCTTTTTTTCTGAACAAAATGCATGCATGACTAAAGATGAGAGATGACTAAAATTAAAAATGAGGCAGAAGAGCAAGAGTACACATAAAAGTTTTATAGTATAAAAATTTGAATTTGAATGTAATGATGCTTTTAGTGTGCCATTCAATAAATTCCCCAAATTCGCATTATCTTATAAGTTTGGGATATATGTCATGAATAACTATCAGTTAAGAAGTTCTCATGTAGGACCATATTCAAATGCATTTTCATTTGCTACACATTTTAGTACTTGCGATTGACTACATTtagcagaataaaggtttttgtttacattatatatgtgtgtgtgaactgtgaataataattatgtatatataaatatgcacacatgcatttataattttaagaaaaaatatatatttatatattaagtatttatatataatataaattatacataaatatacaaatgtttatacacatgtaaacatttcttaaatatatacatgcatgtgtgtgtatttatttatacaaagttattatacacagtacaaacatatgatgtaaacaaaaacttttattctgcaatagattaatcgtgattaatcgttatgcaaccCTAACTACATCTGTACATTATTGAATAGTTTTGAGGCAGAATGAATTGCCCAAGAATAAAGCTTTATAACAAATGCTACCCAGAATGTTTGAGGGAAATGCTGCTTTGCAAGCACTGTAATCTCTCTTAACATGCTCTCTTGAGTACATTGTGAATGTTGTGTTGATCCTGAACATCAAGTAGTTTGAGTGCTTCATGCTGTGAATCTCAATCTAATGGCTTCATAATGGTCCTCATGTGGCCAACCAATCAACTCCTCCATTATTCACTTTATCTTCAGGGGGTTTTAAAGTCTGTTAATGTAACGTTTGTGTGCTATTACTTATAGATGTGTGTTTATGACTGTTGCTGCATTTAATAACAGAGTACCACAGACTCCATTAGAACAGCTTACATACTGTCATTTCAGCATCATGGTTGAATAGATTAACTGCATGCATCTTCCTTGCATTATATTATTGCATATTCAATATCCTTTCTTTACCATATATTAtgatatataatacaaaatACAAGCTAGAATAAATGTGATcgagttttttgtgatttactgttttttacataaaataattttgcttaaggtaaagaacattctgtgaaaatataaccttgatataaaGAGCTCTAATGCAAAACCCGCGCctaacatgttttcttgtaaattagcattttttctATCAGAGtcccggccaggatattgtcatttaaaaagtggagttgcagctttcaactgatgtttatgtcattttgtgtattggcaccagttgtgtgattacagtaccagttttagccacaaggtttgtgattgcaataccagttttggccacaatcctacatactgttcctttaaagaaagATTGGGCTTGTTTGTCAACCTTCTTGCTATGAATTTTTGTCCTTGCCTCACAGCCCAGTGATGAATGAAGCAGCTTTTGATTTTCTTATGTACTGTATGCTTTTGTTTTTTCTGATGTGTAGGTGTTTGGGGTTCAGGATCCTGGTCGCCCTGAGCAACAGAAGGACAGCAAGAAGCTTAGCTCAACCGAggtaaacacaaacataaagCGATTTTAGAAGAATGTTTTTAACTATTGTTGGTTTGCTTACTCGCCCCAATGTGACCATTTGCATCTTGCAAATAAACTTGCATATTATGTCATTTGCACTCAGCTCTGTTGTCAGAGGAACAATGGCAAAGTTTTTATGGTCAAGTAGTTTTTGCAGAAATTGTTTGCTGCGATTCAGCAGCAGTCAGTTGTAATAGAAACCATGGTGTTTCGGATGTTATTGGTTGTTTTTGATTATACAGTATCAGGTTTAAATTAGCCTACATAGTTTGAAGTGTAAGGAAAGTGACTTGCAGGACTAAAGACTAAAGTTTTTCATCATCTATACCACTTTGTAGACAGAGAACTGATATAGTTAAGAAAACGAGGACCCTTTAATATTAAGGCAgtctttacacacacacaaacacacatgaatCAGGTTAAAAAAAGAGTCTTTGTTTTGGACTTGGAATACGCATAAACTGAAATGTgacctggggtctcatttataaaactgtacataggatccttactaaaagtctacgtttgcacaaaagccaaaaatggcatacgccaaaaatttttaagacttataaaacaaagcaatgttccttcttataaatcacagatcacctgcatgtgtgcgtacatgaatcatcctcagatcccaccctgcaagcccattctcccattaggtttgttttttatagatcacaacctttgcgtgggaactagCGTACACACGTTTCCAGAGTGTGCGTACCACACTTTATAAATAAGACCCCTGATCTTAAAGGAAAATACCAcagtttttcagtattttaatatgttcttacctcaacttagactaattgaTACATCcgtatcttttttcaatgcgtgcacttaatctttgtacagcgcgtcgtgaatgtgttagcatttagcctagcctcattcattccttaggatccaaacagggatgaatttagaagccaccaaaaacttccatgttttcaaaataaaacgtggcgattttttaagcaaataaaaaatgagaactatattgtatgacggaagagcacttagtttgcagcacttcgacctctggCATAGTAACAGATATAACTGCACGCTCACTTCAGTTTTACATACCATAATACCATATACCTTGATCATATACTATATATGTCTGTCAGTTATGAAATAAACTGAAGTGAGCGTGCAGTTATATCTCGATGTTACTGAAATATTTTCTAATTTGCACCTCTGTAAGGTGTGAATtgttagcctgacgttgtcatactcaattctagtcagaatttgagtctaataccgctccattgagctataattatgaggcgtgtctcaaccgaaaaatgcctctgcactcaattggatagacctacgaccaatcagagcaacggagtgtgtgtgtacgttacgtcttttgcagcctgaccgaactgctagttatttcgctacaatgacactaagattgtgattatactaagtcttagagaacgtacatcaacacctactatgtttacaacatttcgtttatatcacaacattaagtatttactaagtcatacagtaagactatctcttaccatttgtacgttaggtgaactttatccacgacgatacccattacgttggcttgaatatattggagcctagcatgtccctccacttattcagcaaccacgattccgggcttccaaaaagaagctggcaacgacgctaattatatccatctcgtcatgcacgctgagttgcatcgccttGATACCagtttcagttgcgaccaacttttgccgaatcccgtaggaaggacggcaaaaacatcaacaaatgccttgctcgcgtttctctgttcctcttttaaaatcaatgctctgtcgatatcatttagaacagactcaatgtcagaatccacacatctgaattctacagcggcagccatttcgttgtaaacagattcaacacgcgctctttggtcacgtggttcattacgttactgttgatcatctgtccatcatcgtataaagcccgccctgacaatttgattggttcgaccagctttgggtctagcatagtagctcctcaacgcagaaacccccgaccgatcttcccgttctcaaaatcttgtgggcggggcttagaTCGGCTGGCATCCAGGCTAGTGCATTGTTTCAATATGAagaatttggttccaaaacgaacATTTTTCATTGTGCATttcaattaataataatttaacaaaaaaaactaagtagcacaataaaacaataaaaacatgataacataataataaacatgttttgaccaaaattttaaaaactgagttatctcgttttggaaccaaattctTCATATATTAAAAACAGAAAGCGTATATGTCACGTAATGCAGTTCGAATGATGATTATGTTGTTTAAATGCATCTAAAATGGCGCTATATAGCATTTCTGTATAACCATAAATGGATCTATAGCATGACtatagcaccacttatggttcaGCATAGCCCCCATAGGTTCCACTTAGGTTCTGTTTAgtgctaaaaatggttcccctatgattacaagccagtGAAGCACTTtcagtgctatttagcactatTTTGTAGGATGCTTATACACAGCATGTCAGTGGCTTTTCAGCAGATTAAGTGATTATTACTAAATGGAGCAACATCTTCATTTGTAGAGACTGGTTGAGGACTCTGTTGCAGTGGGGAACACTCGCTGGGTTTCACAGTGGGCCAGTTTAGCTGCTAATCAAACAAGAACAGACCCAGAGGGCTCTGGAGCAGACCCACCAGCGTTTGTCCATCAGGAACGAGGTAATTTTACTGAAATAAGCCACCTGCTAAGTTTTAATGCTATTGTTTTAGTACGCTAGTTCTCATGTTGTTTTTCAAACAGCTGTTCTGTTGAGAACAAACAATGCCCAAAGAAAATGATTTAATGGTATAACAATTCATTTTCAGTATTTGATTTTAAGGACATGTATTCGACACGATTAGACTGTAGTACTGTTTTGGTTTGCAGTATGCACATTTAAAGAAcaatattttcatatttcacTTCAGATGGTGATGCCCTTGAGTCAGTGGTTTCTATCAAGAGTACTGGCTCGACCACATCCAGCCAAGCTGACCGTAAAAGAAGGACTTTACCCCAGCTCCCCAAAGATGAAAAAATCAAACGTTCTGAGATCGGTGAGAAACAAGACACAGAACCCCAAGAAAAAGAAAGCCACGGTGACCACAAAGGTGATGGCGAGTGTCTCACCGCTTTGGACAAAAAAGACACAGGGTCTGGAAAGTCTAGCCAAACCAAGAGCTTCCAACAGGATGGGAAGCAAGGACAACAGGCATCCTCAAAGCCTTCCTCACATCCACCGGGGAGTGGGGAGAGGAGAGGCGAGGAGGGCCGTAGGAGACGTTCAGAGGATAAGAGTAAAGGAAGTGATGGGGAGAGGTCAGGGAAGCCGCTGGTGAGGCAGGGCAGCTTTACCATTGAGAAGCCCAGTGGAAACGTGCCAATAGAACTGATTCCTCATATCAACCGGCAGAACGGTGGGCGAGAGCGGAGCGATTCGGTGGGCAGCATGGACACGGCAACCCTTTTGAAAGACACTGAAGCTGTCATGGCTTTTCTAGAGGCCAAGCTCCGCGATGAGAAGAAGCTGGACTCGACAGGTCCACCTGGCTGTACCCCATTGTCTCCAGAGTCTGATATTGACACGACGAGCACTGTGAGCCAGGCGGCAGCCGAGGGTGATCGTAAAACTGTCCAGAAGCGAAAGTCTCTCAGCAGCCTTTACAGAGAAAAAAGCAACGCAAGCGCTACGGCGAAAGCCGCAAGCAGCGCGAGAGAACGTTTGGAGAAAAAGACTAAGACCAAAACCCCAGAAAGCCGCTCGGATGCTCGTCGTTCAGTACAAACAGCCTCTCGTGGCCGCCAGCCATCCCAGGATCTCACGGATGATGACCAGACATCCTCGTTAGCCATCTCCGATATCCTGTCTTCGGACCAGGAGACGTATTCCAGCCGTTCGTACGCCAAAGGTCAGTTCACTTCCACTGATGACCTCTTCCACTCCAAGCTTGACGCTAGCAAAACCACAAAGTCTGTAAAGTCCAACAAGACACTGCAAACTAACACCTCAGCCCTCGCCAAGCAAGCCGGTCTGCCGCAGCCCCGACCTACAAGGACGTCCCTGTTGCGCAGGGCTCGGCTCGGGGACACTTCGGACACTGACCTAGCTGACGCAGACAGGGTTTCAGTGGCTTCTGAGGTGTCCACCACCAGCTCTACTTCCAAACCTCCATCGGGGAGGAAGGCGCAGTCACGGTTTGACTTGCTAGCACAACCTCGACGCACCAGGCTTGGTTCGTTTTCAGCACGGAGCGATTCGGAGGCGACCGTCAGCCGATCCACGGCGACCCGTGTGTCATCAGAGACAGCCCTTCGTCTGGGACTGAGGAGTCCAAATCAGCAAGTCACAGACAACAAGCTAACTGCACGCATGCGGGCCAATAGTGTCTCCAAACTAACGGACACCAAGACTAAGACAGCGCCTGCAAACAACACCCCTGCTGGTAAGGAGAATATAATAGAAATATTATGTAGCCGTTGGGAAaggttaaagagcacctatttctttgctaaaaaacgttatttggtaaagtacaatgtgtttgtgtggtttatggttaaaaaacacgttattttccacatactgtacatttttggagctccagatatcctgcctTCCTCCAAAGCATTGAAAAATTGAAACAAGCATTTTGTACGAAACTCATTGATCTGAAAGGGCTATGTtcctgattggtcagctaatctgtacattgtgattggcctgaatacctctcatgtcagccggaaatgtgacgctccttaccatgtttgaaagattcgttgctaacaggagttaacttacaggctgtgagtccaaagcgggaggaattattgTTTACATCGCCAatcacaggaagtaaactgttgcctacaatccgtgtgtttgttgtagtccaagaaaagagatttatgttggagacgataatcGAACAGTGAACTGTGAATCGGacgatagttgctctttaagaaaatctttgTTAATTTTTGTTGTTCCCATTTATGTAGCTAAGTAAAAGTCCGTAACAATGTGAATAAATATGTCTCTCTACATTCTTTTCATTTAAATAAGATAGATAAAAGTATCTGAAAATGGGTTTATAAAACAGTGTCTAAAAACGAAGCTTTAGTCAGTTAAAACTGCAACCTGTAACTGTTGCCTCCCTATtgccaatgtttttacatgcGTTAAAGTCAAACCAACATTACATGTGAAGTAATACGCACCGGaatataagccgcatcattcaaaaatgcgtcattaagacgaaataacatatataagtcacagtggactatacgtcgcgtttatttagaaaattatttcacaaaatccaagccgaagaacaggcaagttattcaactaaacgatagcagacagaacagcacgctgaatagatgtctgtacgttaaagtaatattatcagttatttaaacgataaaccatagcataaaGAAATTACATGGAAGGgtgaatagtctaaattaagcgaacaagccaactagcgtgaagtttgcatactcgtcattccacattactgaatccattgaagtCTCTCActgctgtagacggtaatgttgtctcttgcctcataaatgtcaaaattaattcatactgacttacaaggcgcacctgactgtaagacgcagcaccagccaagttatgaaaaaatgCAGCTTATAGACCGATAAATATGGTAAATTACccggttgccttaaaattttgagttacttctacttaaaaatataaaaaatgtgtaaaaattgttaaatattttgaattaactcaaaattttaaggcaaccagccAGCTTActcaaattataaatcattattataaactTGTGTAACGGTAAGGAcacttttttttaggtttttgCTGAATATCtgaattttgtttatttttaaccaaaaagttACAAACTTCAGCTTTATGTAAACTGTAAAAACTTTTAGaaaaattgcacaaaaaatGTTACTCATCGCTGTAAGTGATCAAAGCTTAAAAATAAGTGTTTTCATTCaacctcatttatcaaaatttaGCAATCCGTATTTTTGTGATTAATTTGAATTTAATCGCTGTCATTTGTCATGTTTGACTGTAATTGTCTGTCTCTGCATGCTTGTGATATTTATTGAGATCCAATTTTACACAGAAACTCAACTCGAGCCTGAAAGTGTTCTCTCAGAGGAGGATGGTACTGTACCGTTtgttgcctgtgtgtgtgtgtgtgtgtggttgtgttggttttttttatttaatacaaaacaTATCATACATTGTTAACAGTAGAAACTCAAACAGAAAAGATAACCTCTTGCATGCTTTAAAATTCTAGCAAATGTGTGGAGTTATTTATTCATAAGCATGCAGTGATGAAAAGGAGCTCAGCTTACGgtatattaaataaacatcatGAGTTCTTTTAAGAAATTGCATGTGGTCTAATAGTACAATATAATTGCAGAATTGGTGACTTGTGGGAAAATTCAGTAGTAGTAATACATTTGTAGCATTTTTTCAATTAATTGCAAATCGTTTGAACATTTGGCTGGTGTAAGATATGCTGATGCAAGCACTCAGCAATAAAAACTGAGGGTCAGTAAATTTTAAATTGAATCCCCCTGGTGGTGCAAACATAAAACAACATAACGGTAATGAATCACCTTCACCTTACCTTGAACAGACCAGTACACCAGCACCCcaaatgagacctttttatcacTTGCTAAAGTCATAGCTTAGATTTAATTGGTTATTAATTTACTGTTTGCTTTTAACAACTTTGAGTTCTGCCGTGAAATTGCAATATATAATTTTTCTTTATaactttaatgatttttttgctgTTGTAAAATATGATACTGCACTTTGTATAGAATACACAGATTCTTACTCTGCCCCCATTTGAAATGAGGTTTTGATTAGAAATGTTTGATGTATTGTAGTTAATCGtagttttaaaaacttttattataaaattgtaaatgaaaaatgttaataacaaatatcaaatatatgaaataaaaattaatagtATTTTTACAACAATTGTTAATCCATGTTattgttaatttaaaaatatgatattggttttatttttactgtttaCAATTGAATAATAAccaagatttaaaaaattatgtgaaagAATTGTAATTATACGTTTGTGTAAACTTTCATTAACCAGTGTTACAATAtgtttgtaaagtgttaccatattaGTCCAAAACCTTGGGCCAATGGGGAAGAagaatttgtgtgtttgttgcatcgtGAAATATTGATGCAAGTTGTCCTTTAACCAGAAACTCTCTGTGCACTTTTTTGCCCAAAACTCATAAATGCTACCAAAGTAAATGTGAATACTTTTAACCACCTCCAATACCTCATAAATCTCTCTCCTTTAAGCCAATAACAGGTGGAGACGTCTACCACCAGAATATGCCTCTACCTCCGAGGATGAGTTTGGCTCCAACCGCAACTCTCCCAAACACGTCAGGCTTCGGCCAGGCACGACCCTCCGCACCAGCAGACTGGGTGTCTCTGCTCCTCTCACGACCAGCCCTGGAGGATTATTGCTGAAGAACCGAATGAGAGAACAGGAGGAGTACATACGAGACTGGACAGCACACAGTGAAGAGATTGCCAGGTAACTATCAACTCTGTACTATTCACGAACACATTCAGTTTctgtttttgtatttaagaaaataaataaggATAAAGTAAGAGTTTTATGCTACGTATACTTTCATTTTGGGCAGGAAACTTAAAATAATGCCACTGCACTGCTTTTGATAACATACTTGCGTCATGccacatatatttttaaggcGAGTTTGTCACTTATTTATATACAATACTGCCACCTGGTGTTTTTTCTGGCACGCAGTGAAACTTTAACATCAGAATGTATTAATTATGGGTGTAGTAATTTTTTCCTATAATTTACTTTCCTTTTTTcagttaaacacaaacaaatcattttatattaaattgcTGTCATCTACAGAGGTCAATATGCCGAAGCTTTAAAACCTCTTTACCATTTAAAGTCAGAGTCTGAGCTTATACACAACAAATTTGACCCTGTTAgagaaatccaggctaaagtctcaatctaGTTTTTCACAGACTTGGTCACGTGTAAGATATAACATTATTCTTGATTTGCATGTGTGTAATTGTATAACCAGTAATGTTGCATGTGCATTGATGTtgcattatatataaatgtgcatgtgCTTGAAGCCTGTAGGGACCACCTaatgtgattttgtttttgcatgatgtttgtttgtttatctgtGCACCCCTAGTTTCTAAACCCCCCTCTGAAGGTTAACAGGTTATTTCCCTGTGTGCGTAGGATCAGTCAGGACCTAGCCAAGGATCTGGCCATCCTGGCACGGGAGATCCATGACGTGGCAGGCGAGATCGACTCTGTCAGCTCCTCCGGCACTGCCCCCAGCACCACGGTCAGCACAGCAGCCACCACGCCGGGCTCCGCCATCGACACCAGGGAAGAGGTAAGCATCATTGCTCTgaacatataggggcggtttcctggacagggcttatcctagtcccagactgaaatgctgccttaatttgaaaaaaaaagttgcacTGACGAATCTTAAcgtatatcagtgccattgttttgtctcaagatacacaacAGTAAGGtaattttgtaaaaactactaatataactaaggcctagtcctggattaatctaaaccctgcccCATAGTGTATGCACTTCAGTGTTGTTGACTAGACAGCTGTCATTGTTTCTCCTTCATTGTTTGTTGTTGCTTTCTGCAGCTGGTAGAGAGAGTTTTTGATGAAAGTCTGAACTTCAGGAAGGTTCCCCCTGTAGTGCAAACCAAAGCCACTGAGATAAACGGCAAGCCAGTCGAGCTTCGGCCCCGTGCCCCAGACAGCCTGGACCCTCAGACTGCCCTGCGCAGACGCACCTGGAACCGGGATGAGGTGAGACCGGTATGgacctttaaatattttatttaattcaaacTTGTTGATATAGCACTTATATGTTGCATTGTTTAGTTTGTGCGGTAATATATACTTGTTTAATTGATTAATTGAAATGCTTGATTTGACCTTAATGGTTCTTTTGCAGGCGGTCTTAGACAGTTTATTGCTGACATCGGTTTCCCAACTGTCTTCAAAAATCCGACAGTCTGTAGATAATACTGCTGGCAAAATCAGGTCAGTCTTTAAgagattaaaaatgtattgaaaTGTGTCAGATAATCTAATGACGTTATATAGGATCAAGCTTGAACAGAGTATTAATACTGTagatgtatttttataaatgtatttcttcTCTCTGTGTATGCTGACCATTGCAAcatattattgttatttatttatttttaaggaTACTGTTCAAAGATAAGGACAGAAATTGGGATGATATCGAGCGTAAACTGTGTTTAGAAAAGGAAGTTTCACTTCCCAAAACTACAAACAAGGTAAGATTTATTAAAGCTGAATGCCTCTTACAATGCATAaccttttaaaggggtcatgacatgtttttttattattttattatgagGTGTACttataatattactaaagttttttgcagaaaaacataccaattgaagtaatttctCCACAGTGTTTTTCATCCTCTGATTAAAACAGTCTGATTTGTGTACTTCCCCTTTAAGAGCGTTCAGTCTGGCTTGATGTCCTGCCCAGTTCTATGATTGACCTCCTGCTACTGCAGGAATATATtattggttttactacagaTACAGGTTCTCAAACGGTCTTTTGAGCACACTGTGgcatttctcaatgtcaaggatacttccttggcaggactagtccttacaagtcacttcctttagaggctaggcgaggctcctcttaagcatttagagaacacgttaaatgaaACATGCTAGCAAGTGCACATCATTGCGTCAATGAAaagtgtgctttcggtgctgcgcgcataggattgtggg
This Misgurnus anguillicaudatus chromosome 11, ASM2758022v2, whole genome shotgun sequence DNA region includes the following protein-coding sequences:
- the cep170aa gene encoding centrosomal protein of 170 kDa isoform X1; amino-acid sequence: MSLTSWFLVSSGGTRHRLPREMIFVGRDDCELMLQSRSVDKQHAVINYESSSDEHKVKDLGSLNGTFVNDVRIQEQMYITLKIDDKLRFGYDTNLFTVVRGELHVPEEALKHEKFTSQLQLGKKPTSAEPVKAPKSSPEKPKASKPAKINPEPAVKSTEPNKGDDKMQGDIAALHRGTPLYGQPSWWGDGDADDENSFKQEIKTSGKKQESSGTDNKELKRGDKSKENGLGSVGAEPSYFEIRKEGQMAENSIHEVPTKDTECIGAAKSATGNTAAQANTSFTIEFDNTSPGKVTIKDHVSRPRPKKSAHVGGKDLSTLQAAIMASESKVADWLAQNDPPLVRRESTEEDCKSIKSDVPVHLKRLKGSKHEDGTQSDSENGLGLRFGSKRHAALEERLRAAGVSRVRTEGSSTTSRTAFMIEFYDEDNPRKRRSYSFSQTVPLLGGVAGEGLCPTPPSRPKVVPMAADGSKGLSPSLAAAAPTAARLLLKQRSEEQNVVQSSAAQPGATDTKAQKQDDDQSDKGTYTIELDNPNPEEEEARRMIDKVFGVQDPGRPEQQKDSKKLSSTERLVEDSVAVGNTRWVSQWASLAANQTRTDPEGSGADPPAFVHQERDGDALESVVSIKSTGSTTSSQADRKRRTLPQLPKDEKIKRSEIGEKQDTEPQEKESHGDHKGDGECLTALDKKDTGSGKSSQTKSFQQDGKQGQQASSKPSSHPPGSGERRGEEGRRRRSEDKSKGSDGERSGKPLVRQGSFTIEKPSGNVPIELIPHINRQNGGRERSDSVGSMDTATLLKDTEAVMAFLEAKLRDEKKLDSTGPPGCTPLSPESDIDTTSTVSQAAAEGDRKTVQKRKSLSSLYREKSNASATAKAASSARERLEKKTKTKTPESRSDARRSVQTASRGRQPSQDLTDDDQTSSLAISDILSSDQETYSSRSYAKGQFTSTDDLFHSKLDASKTTKSVKSNKTLQTNTSALAKQAGLPQPRPTRTSLLRRARLGDTSDTDLADADRVSVASEVSTTSSTSKPPSGRKAQSRFDLLAQPRRTRLGSFSARSDSEATVSRSTATRVSSETALRLGLRSPNQQVTDNKLTARMRANSVSKLTDTKTKTAPANNTPAETQLEPESVLSEEDANNRWRRLPPEYASTSEDEFGSNRNSPKHVRLRPGTTLRTSRLGVSAPLTTSPGGLLLKNRMREQEEYIRDWTAHSEEIARLFPCVRRISQDLAKDLAILAREIHDVAGEIDSVSSSGTAPSTTVSTAATTPGSAIDTREELVERVFDESLNFRKVPPVVQTKATEINGKPVELRPRAPDSLDPQTALRRRTWNRDEVRPAVLDSLLLTSVSQLSSKIRQSVDNTAGKIRILFKDKDRNWDDIERKLCLEKEVSLPKTTNKEISSILTELKRVEKQLAVINVMVDPDGTLDALTNLGLTSPTTPKPRTSPVSQSKWGPLPTNGASQATMTITSPSLELPSVGLNFNRTHPTGEESAIASK
- the cep170aa gene encoding centrosomal protein of 170 kDa isoform X2, translated to MSLTSWFLVSSGGTRHRLPREMIFVGRDDCELMLQSRSVDKQHAVINYESSSDEHKVKDLGSLNGTFVNDVRIQEQMYITLKIDDKLRFGYDTNLFTVVRGELHVPEEALKHEKFTSQLQLGKKPTSAEPVKAPKSSPEKPKASKPAKINPEPAVKSTEPNKGDDKMQGDIAALHRGTPLYGQPSWWGDGDADDENSFKQEIKTSGKKQESSGTDNKELKRGDKSKENGLGSVGAEPSYFEIRKEGQMAENSIHEVPTKDTECIGAAKSATGNTAAQANTSFTIEFDNTSPGKVTIKDHVSRPRPKKSAHVGGKDLSTLQAAIMASESKVADWLAQNDPPLVRRESTEEDCKSIKSDVPVHLKRLKGSKHEDGTQSDSENGLGLRFGSKRHAALEERLRAAGTVPLLGGVAGEGLCPTPPSRPKVVPMAADGSKGLSPSLAAAAPTAARLLLKQRSEEQNVVQSSAAQPGATDTKAQKQDDDQSDKGTYTIELDNPNPEEEEARRMIDKVFGVQDPGRPEQQKDSKKLSSTERLVEDSVAVGNTRWVSQWASLAANQTRTDPEGSGADPPAFVHQERDGDALESVVSIKSTGSTTSSQADRKRRTLPQLPKDEKIKRSEIGEKQDTEPQEKESHGDHKGDGECLTALDKKDTGSGKSSQTKSFQQDGKQGQQASSKPSSHPPGSGERRGEEGRRRRSEDKSKGSDGERSGKPLVRQGSFTIEKPSGNVPIELIPHINRQNGGRERSDSVGSMDTATLLKDTEAVMAFLEAKLRDEKKLDSTGPPGCTPLSPESDIDTTSTVSQAAAEGDRKTVQKRKSLSSLYREKSNASATAKAASSARERLEKKTKTKTPESRSDARRSVQTASRGRQPSQDLTDDDQTSSLAISDILSSDQETYSSRSYAKGQFTSTDDLFHSKLDASKTTKSVKSNKTLQTNTSALAKQAGLPQPRPTRTSLLRRARLGDTSDTDLADADRVSVASEVSTTSSTSKPPSGRKAQSRFDLLAQPRRTRLGSFSARSDSEATVSRSTATRVSSETALRLGLRSPNQQVTDNKLTARMRANSVSKLTDTKTKTAPANNTPAETQLEPESVLSEEDANNRWRRLPPEYASTSEDEFGSNRNSPKHVRLRPGTTLRTSRLGVSAPLTTSPGGLLLKNRMREQEEYIRDWTAHSEEIARLFPCVRRISQDLAKDLAILAREIHDVAGEIDSVSSSGTAPSTTVSTAATTPGSAIDTREELVERVFDESLNFRKVPPVVQTKATEINGKPVELRPRAPDSLDPQTALRRRTWNRDEVRPAVLDSLLLTSVSQLSSKIRQSVDNTAGKIRILFKDKDRNWDDIERKLCLEKEVSLPKTTNKEISSILTELKRVEKQLAVINVMVDPDGTLDALTNLGLTSPTTPKPRTSPVSQSKWGPLPTNGASQATMTITSPSLELPSVGLNFNRTHPTGEESAIASK